In a single window of the Pseudomonas oryzihabitans genome:
- the cyoB gene encoding cytochrome o ubiquinol oxidase subunit I, whose product MFGKLTLADIPYHEPIILATFLAVALGGLGLVGAISYFGKWGYLWKEWLTTVDHKKIGVMYFIVALIMLLRGFSDAILMRSQQAIASGGAEGYLPPHHYDQIFTAHGVIMIFFVAMPFVAGLMNVVTPLQIGARDVAFPFLNSLSFWLFVAGAVLIMMSLFVGEFAATGWVAYPPLSGIKYSPGVGMDYYIWALQLSGIGTTLTGVNFFVTVLKMRTKGMTLMRMPIFTWTSWCTAILIMAAFPILTVTLALLTLDRYLGFHFFTAEAGGNQMMYTNLIWAWGHPEVYILILPAFGVFSEVTSTFSKKRLFGYVSMVWATVAITVLSFIVWLHHFFTMGSGGNVNAFFGIATMIIAIPTGVKIFTWLFTMYQGRIQFTSPMLWTLGFIVTFSIGGMTGVLLAVPGADFVLHNSLFLIAHFHNVIIGGAVFGYFAGMIYWFPKVFGFKLNEKLNKQAFWCWLIGFYVAFMPLYMLGFMGMTRRLNHYDNPDWHPFLVTAAIGAGIIALGILSQLWMFYVSIRDRNLPENMDVTGDPWDGRTLEWSTSSPPPFYNFAEVPEVHDIDAYWGMKEKGITEKKDADYKQIHMPRNTGAGIVISLFALILGFALIWHIWWLAIASFVGCIVTAVVRSYDEDVDYYVPAEEVARIENARIQSLAKLKQA is encoded by the coding sequence ATGTTCGGTAAATTAACTCTCGCGGATATTCCGTATCACGAGCCGATCATTCTCGCAACCTTCCTTGCGGTCGCCCTGGGCGGCCTGGGATTGGTGGGAGCGATCAGTTACTTCGGCAAGTGGGGCTACCTCTGGAAAGAGTGGCTGACCACCGTCGACCACAAGAAGATCGGCGTGATGTACTTCATCGTCGCCCTGATCATGCTGCTGCGCGGCTTCTCCGATGCCATCCTCATGCGTAGCCAGCAGGCCATCGCCTCTGGCGGGGCCGAGGGCTACCTGCCGCCTCATCACTACGACCAGATCTTCACCGCCCACGGCGTGATCATGATCTTCTTCGTGGCGATGCCCTTCGTGGCCGGCTTGATGAACGTGGTGACACCGCTGCAGATCGGTGCTCGCGACGTGGCCTTCCCCTTCCTGAACTCACTGAGCTTCTGGCTGTTCGTAGCCGGCGCCGTGCTGATCATGATGTCGCTGTTCGTGGGCGAATTCGCCGCGACTGGCTGGGTGGCCTATCCGCCGCTGTCAGGCATCAAGTACAGTCCAGGCGTAGGGATGGACTACTACATCTGGGCGCTCCAGCTGTCCGGTATCGGCACGACCCTGACCGGCGTCAACTTCTTCGTGACCGTGCTGAAGATGCGTACCAAGGGCATGACCCTGATGCGCATGCCGATCTTCACCTGGACTTCCTGGTGTACTGCCATCCTGATCATGGCAGCCTTCCCGATCCTGACCGTTACCCTGGCACTGCTGACCCTGGACCGTTACCTGGGCTTCCACTTCTTCACCGCGGAAGCCGGCGGCAACCAGATGATGTACACCAACCTGATCTGGGCCTGGGGCCATCCCGAGGTATACATCCTGATCCTGCCGGCCTTCGGCGTGTTCTCGGAAGTGACCTCCACCTTCAGCAAGAAGCGTCTGTTCGGCTATGTGTCGATGGTCTGGGCAACGGTAGCCATTACTGTGCTGTCCTTCATCGTCTGGCTGCACCACTTCTTCACCATGGGCTCGGGCGGTAACGTCAACGCCTTCTTCGGCATCGCGACCATGATCATTGCGATCCCGACGGGTGTGAAGATCTTCACCTGGCTGTTCACCATGTACCAGGGCCGCATCCAGTTCACCTCGCCGATGCTCTGGACCCTGGGCTTCATCGTGACCTTCAGCATCGGCGGCATGACCGGCGTTCTGCTGGCGGTACCGGGTGCCGACTTCGTGCTGCACAACAGCCTGTTCCTGATCGCCCACTTCCACAACGTGATCATCGGCGGCGCCGTGTTCGGCTACTTCGCCGGCATGATCTACTGGTTCCCGAAGGTCTTCGGCTTCAAATTGAACGAGAAGCTGAACAAGCAGGCCTTCTGGTGCTGGCTGATCGGCTTCTATGTCGCCTTCATGCCGCTGTACATGCTGGGCTTCATGGGCATGACCCGTCGCCTGAACCACTATGACAACCCCGACTGGCACCCCTTCCTGGTGACCGCCGCCATCGGCGCCGGCATCATCGCCCTGGGGATCCTGAGCCAGCTGTGGATGTTCTACGTCAGTATCCGCGATCGCAATCTGCCGGAGAACATGGACGTGACGGGCGATCCGTGGGATGGCCGTACCCTGGAATGGTCCACCTCTTCGCCGCCGCCCTTCTATAACTTCGCTGAAGTGCCGGAAGTGCACGACATCGATGCCTACTGGGGCATGAAGGAAAAAGGCATCACCGAGAAGAAGGATGCGGACTACAAGCAGATCCACATGCCGCGCAATACCGGCGCCGGCATCGTGATCAGCCTCTTCGCCCTGATCCTTGGCTTCGCCCTGATCTGGCACATCTGGTGGCTGGCCATCGCCAGCTTCGTGGGCTGCATCGTCACTGCGGTCGTCCGCAGCTACGACGAAGATGTCGACTACTACGTACCAGCGGAAGAAGTGGCACGCATCGAAAACGCGCGCATTCAGTCCCTGGCGAAATTGAAGCAGGCCTAA
- a CDS encoding prepilin peptidase translates to MALLELLASAPLAGALCALVLGLLVGSFLNVVVYRLPVMLRRDWQSEAREVLELPPEPAGAPFNLARPASRCPHCQRAVRPLENVPVLSYLLLRGRCKGCQASISLRYPLVELACGLLSAWVIWHLGVTWQGGAFLLLTWGLLAASLIDADHQLLPDVIVLPLLWLGLIANQFGLFTTLGDAVWGAVAGYLSLWLVFQLFRLLTGKEGMGYGDFKLLALLGAWGGWQILPLTILLSSLVGAVLGVITLRLRRAETSTPLPFGPYLAVAGWIALLWGDQITGLYLNFAGFR, encoded by the coding sequence ATGGCGCTGCTGGAACTATTGGCCAGCGCGCCGCTAGCCGGGGCGTTGTGCGCGCTGGTGCTGGGGCTGCTGGTAGGTAGCTTTCTCAATGTGGTGGTCTATCGGCTGCCGGTGATGCTGAGGCGGGATTGGCAGTCGGAGGCGCGTGAGGTGCTGGAATTGCCGCCCGAGCCGGCGGGAGCGCCTTTCAACCTGGCGCGACCTGCTTCCCGCTGCCCCCATTGCCAGCGTGCCGTACGGCCCTTGGAAAACGTGCCGGTGCTGAGTTATCTGCTCCTGCGCGGTCGCTGCAAGGGGTGTCAGGCCTCCATCAGCCTGCGTTATCCGCTGGTGGAGCTGGCCTGTGGACTGCTGTCCGCCTGGGTCATCTGGCATCTGGGCGTGACCTGGCAGGGCGGGGCCTTCCTGCTGCTGACCTGGGGGCTGCTGGCGGCCAGTCTGATTGATGCCGATCATCAGCTGCTGCCGGACGTGATCGTCCTGCCGTTGTTGTGGCTGGGGTTGATCGCCAATCAATTCGGGCTGTTCACCACCCTCGGCGATGCCGTCTGGGGGGCGGTGGCGGGCTATCTGAGTCTCTGGCTTGTGTTCCAGCTGTTCCGCCTGCTTACTGGCAAGGAAGGCATGGGCTATGGCGACTTCAAGCTGCTGGCGCTGCTTGGCGCCTGGGGTGGTTGGCAGATCCTGCCCCTGACCATCCTGCTGTCGTCGCTGGTGGGTGCCGTCCTGGGCGTCATCACCCTGCGTCTGCGGCGGGCGGAAACCAGCACGCCCTTGCCCTTTGGTCCCTATCTCGCCGTAGCGGGGTGGATTGCCTTGCTCTGGGGTGATCAAATAACCGGCTTGTACCTGAACTTCGCCGGATTCCGATGA
- the cyoA gene encoding ubiquinol oxidase subunit II, whose protein sequence is MKLTKYLKPTGWLLAGAAALLLSGCDAVLLDPKGSIGVQERNLIYTAFGLMLIVVIPVIVMTFLFAWKYRATNKDAKYTPNWAHSYKIEAVVWLVPLAIVVFLSILSWKTSHELDPFKPLDHPEQPLVIEAVSMDWKWLFIYPEQGIASVNEIAIPVNRPVQFKITSESVMNTLSIPALGGMIYAMSGMQSQLHLIADHPGEFEGRSANYSGAGFSDMIFAVHAVPTAGDFDAWVNKVKQSGGKTLDQASYTELAKPSEKQPVVYYSTVEPDLFRTVIKKFMKSDFSKQTDHVMDMSQHGGQHGTEE, encoded by the coding sequence ATGAAACTAACGAAGTATCTAAAACCAACCGGTTGGCTTCTGGCCGGTGCCGCCGCGCTGCTGCTCAGCGGGTGCGACGCCGTGCTGCTGGATCCGAAAGGCTCCATCGGCGTGCAAGAACGCAACCTCATCTACACAGCGTTCGGCCTCATGCTGATCGTGGTGATCCCGGTCATCGTGATGACCTTCCTGTTTGCCTGGAAGTACCGCGCGACCAACAAGGACGCCAAGTACACCCCGAACTGGGCTCACTCCTACAAGATCGAAGCCGTGGTCTGGCTGGTCCCCCTGGCGATCGTGGTGTTCCTGAGCATCCTGTCCTGGAAGACCTCCCACGAACTGGATCCCTTCAAGCCCCTCGACCATCCCGAGCAGCCGCTGGTGATCGAAGCGGTCTCGATGGACTGGAAATGGCTGTTCATCTACCCGGAGCAGGGCATCGCCTCGGTGAATGAAATCGCCATCCCGGTCAATCGCCCGGTGCAGTTCAAGATCACCTCCGAGTCAGTCATGAACACCCTGTCCATTCCGGCCCTGGGCGGCATGATCTACGCCATGTCCGGCATGCAGAGCCAACTGCACCTGATCGCCGATCATCCCGGCGAGTTCGAAGGCCGCTCGGCCAACTACAGTGGCGCTGGCTTCTCCGACATGATCTTTGCCGTGCACGCGGTACCCACCGCCGGTGATTTCGACGCCTGGGTAAACAAGGTCAAGCAGTCGGGTGGCAAGACCCTGGATCAGGCGAGCTACACCGAGCTGGCCAAGCCCAGCGAGAAGCAGCCGGTCGTCTACTACTCGACGGTCGAGCCGGATCTGTTCAGAACGGTCATCAAGAAGTTCATGAAGTCCGACTTCAGCAAGCAGACCGATCACGTGATGGACATGAGCCAGCACGGCGGTCAACACGGTACCGAGGAATAA
- a CDS encoding SDR family oxidoreductase: MTDYSLTRRNVLVGSAVGLAAAASGAAVAQEGASAPRPAKPLQDPRTKYTREPFKEQRQEWPALTSKMEPRPDHGETSYHGSGRLAGRKALITGGDSGIGRAVAIAFAREGADVAINYHPSEESDAQEVVRLITEAGRKAITLPADIRTQEACEDVVNKAIQQLGGLDLLVNNAAYQQSKADILEITDEQFDRTFKTNVYHVFRFSKAAIPHLPPGASIINTVSVNSYDPGEELIDYASTKAAILNLTKGMAKQLAKKGIRVNAVAPGPVWTPLQVAGGQLEGKMKEFGQDTPLGRAGQPAELAGLYVALAEEDMSFSTGTVVGAFGGKGMP, from the coding sequence ATGACCGATTACTCCCTTACGCGTCGTAACGTACTCGTTGGCTCCGCCGTGGGGCTAGCTGCCGCTGCTTCAGGCGCTGCCGTCGCCCAGGAAGGCGCCAGCGCGCCTCGCCCCGCCAAGCCGCTGCAGGACCCGCGCACCAAGTACACCCGTGAGCCCTTCAAGGAGCAGCGTCAGGAATGGCCGGCGCTCACCAGCAAGATGGAGCCGCGCCCCGATCACGGCGAGACCAGCTATCACGGCTCGGGCCGTCTGGCCGGACGCAAGGCCCTCATCACGGGTGGCGACAGCGGCATCGGTCGCGCCGTGGCCATCGCCTTCGCCCGCGAGGGGGCAGACGTGGCCATCAACTATCACCCCTCCGAAGAGTCCGACGCCCAGGAAGTGGTCAGGCTGATCACCGAAGCCGGTCGCAAGGCCATCACTTTGCCGGCTGACATCCGTACCCAGGAGGCCTGCGAAGACGTCGTGAACAAGGCCATCCAGCAACTCGGTGGTCTGGATCTCCTGGTGAACAACGCGGCTTACCAGCAAAGCAAGGCCGACATCCTTGAAATCACCGACGAACAGTTCGACCGAACTTTCAAGACCAACGTCTATCACGTCTTCCGCTTCAGCAAAGCCGCCATCCCGCATCTGCCGCCGGGCGCCAGCATCATCAATACCGTCTCGGTGAATTCCTACGATCCCGGCGAAGAGCTGATCGACTACGCCTCGACCAAGGCCGCCATCCTGAATCTTACCAAGGGTATGGCCAAGCAATTGGCAAAGAAGGGCATTCGCGTCAACGCGGTAGCACCGGGTCCGGTGTGGACGCCGCTACAGGTAGCGGGTGGGCAATTGGAGGGGAAAATGAAGGAATTTGGGCAGGACACGCCGTTGGGGCGGGCAGGGCAGCCAGCGGAGTTGGCGGGGCTCTATGTGGCGCTGGCGGAGGAGGATATGAGTTTCAGCACGGGGACGGTGGTGGGGGCGTTTGGGGGGAAGGGGATGCCGTAG
- the cyoE gene encoding heme o synthase has product MIKKYLLVTKPGIIFGNLISVAGGFFLASKGSIDPLLLLATAIGVSLVIASGCVFNNVIDMDIDQKMERTRNRALVQGTISSKVALAYATLLGLAGVGLLYMATNLVATAFAVMGFVVYVGLYSLWLKRASVHGTLVGSLSGAAPPVIGYCAASGQFDSGAAVLLLIFCLWQMPHSYAIAIFRLKDYTAASIPVLPVAKGISVTKRHIVWYTVAFLAATLLLTVLGYAGYVYLAVAAVIGAWWLRLAFMGYQAENDVQWARKLFGFSIIAITALSVMMSVDFQIPGDVLVTYAR; this is encoded by the coding sequence ATGATCAAGAAGTACCTTCTCGTGACCAAGCCGGGCATCATCTTCGGCAACCTGATCTCGGTTGCCGGCGGGTTCTTCCTGGCTTCCAAAGGAAGCATCGACCCGCTGTTGCTGCTGGCGACGGCTATCGGGGTGTCGTTGGTCATTGCTTCTGGCTGTGTGTTCAACAACGTGATCGATATGGACATCGATCAGAAGATGGAAAGGACCCGCAATCGTGCCCTGGTTCAGGGCACGATCTCCTCGAAGGTGGCGCTGGCCTATGCCACCCTCCTCGGCCTGGCCGGGGTGGGGCTGCTCTACATGGCGACCAACCTGGTCGCCACCGCCTTCGCGGTGATGGGGTTCGTGGTATACGTGGGGCTCTACAGCCTCTGGCTCAAGCGCGCCTCGGTCCACGGTACCCTGGTCGGCAGCCTGTCCGGTGCCGCTCCGCCGGTGATCGGTTACTGCGCTGCCAGCGGCCAGTTCGACAGTGGCGCTGCGGTGCTGCTGCTGATCTTCTGCCTTTGGCAGATGCCGCACTCCTACGCCATCGCCATCTTCCGTCTCAAGGACTACACCGCGGCCTCGATTCCAGTGCTGCCGGTGGCCAAGGGCATCTCGGTGACCAAGCGTCACATCGTCTGGTACACCGTAGCCTTCCTGGCCGCCACCCTGCTGTTGACCGTGCTTGGCTATGCCGGCTACGTCTACCTGGCAGTGGCCGCCGTGATCGGCGCCTGGTGGCTACGTCTGGCCTTCATGGGCTATCAGGCCGAGAACGACGTGCAGTGGGCGCGCAAGCTGTTTGGGTTCTCCATCATCGCCATCACCGCGCTGTCCGTGATGATGTCGGTGGATTTTCAGATCCCGGGTGACGTGCTGGTAACCTACGCGCGTTGA
- the pilB gene encoding type IV-A pilus assembly ATPase PilB has protein sequence MNETVMLSGLARQLVDAQLLAEAVAQQAVVKAKQAKVPLVTYLVQQRLVQSRPLAELAAQEFGVPFLDLSAIDKEQLPKDIVNEKLMQQHHFLPLSKRGNKLFIALSDPTNQQAINDVSFGSKLAVEVVLVEDDKLHQAIERYLDTGTGGLDLGDIDLDLETEGGERPQEAVAGTDADDAPVVKFVNKMLLDAIKKGSSDLHFEPYEKMYRVRFRTDGILHEAARPPVQLVSRISARLKVMSNMDISERRKPQDGRVKLKVSKTKSIDFRVNTLPTLWGEKIVMRILDSSSAQMGIDALGYEDVQKELYLQALKQPQGMILVTGPTGSGKTVSLYTGLNILNTEDINISTAEDPVEINLEGINQVNVNPRQGLDFSQALRAFLRQDPDVIMVGEIRDLETAEIAIKAAQTGHMVMSTLHTNSAAETLTRLRNMGVPAFNLATSVNLIIAQRLARKLCNKCKRVHEVPREALLAEGFREEEIGSFTLYQPIGCEDCNAGYRGRVGIYEVVKVTPALQQMIMEEGNSIEIAARMRMEGFNDLRRSGLVKAMQGITSLEEINRVTKD, from the coding sequence ATGAACGAGACGGTAATGCTGTCGGGACTAGCACGGCAATTGGTGGATGCGCAGTTGCTGGCAGAGGCGGTAGCCCAGCAGGCGGTGGTCAAGGCCAAGCAGGCCAAGGTGCCGCTGGTGACCTATCTCGTTCAACAGCGGTTGGTGCAGAGCCGGCCTCTGGCTGAACTAGCGGCTCAGGAATTCGGCGTGCCCTTTCTCGATTTGTCGGCCATCGACAAGGAGCAGTTGCCCAAGGACATCGTCAACGAAAAGTTGATGCAGCAGCATCACTTCCTGCCATTGAGCAAGAGAGGCAACAAGCTCTTCATCGCGCTGTCTGACCCGACCAATCAGCAGGCCATCAACGATGTGTCCTTTGGCAGCAAGCTGGCCGTCGAGGTCGTGCTGGTCGAAGACGATAAGCTGCACCAGGCCATCGAGCGGTATCTGGATACTGGCACCGGTGGTTTGGATCTGGGCGATATCGATCTCGACCTGGAAACCGAGGGCGGTGAGCGACCCCAGGAAGCCGTAGCCGGTACCGATGCTGACGATGCACCGGTAGTGAAATTCGTCAACAAGATGCTGCTGGATGCTATCAAGAAGGGCTCCTCCGACCTGCACTTCGAACCCTACGAAAAGATGTATCGGGTGCGCTTTCGAACTGATGGCATTCTGCACGAAGCCGCGCGGCCACCCGTGCAGCTGGTGTCACGGATCTCGGCGCGGCTCAAGGTGATGTCCAATATGGATATTTCGGAGCGCCGTAAACCTCAGGATGGCCGGGTTAAGCTCAAGGTGTCCAAGACCAAGTCCATCGACTTCCGGGTCAACACCCTGCCCACCCTCTGGGGTGAGAAGATAGTGATGCGGATTCTGGACTCCTCCAGCGCCCAGATGGGGATCGATGCCCTGGGCTACGAAGATGTACAGAAGGAGCTCTACCTGCAGGCGCTCAAGCAGCCGCAGGGGATGATCCTGGTGACCGGGCCGACTGGTTCGGGCAAGACGGTATCCCTCTATACCGGCCTCAATATCCTCAATACCGAAGACATCAATATTTCCACCGCAGAGGATCCGGTGGAGATCAACTTGGAAGGCATCAACCAAGTCAACGTCAATCCGCGTCAGGGACTCGACTTCTCTCAGGCGCTACGAGCCTTCCTGCGTCAGGATCCCGACGTGATCATGGTCGGTGAGATCCGCGACCTGGAAACGGCGGAAATTGCCATCAAGGCAGCCCAGACCGGCCACATGGTGATGTCGACCCTGCACACCAACAGCGCGGCGGAAACCCTGACGCGTCTACGTAACATGGGGGTGCCCGCCTTCAATTTGGCGACCTCGGTCAACCTCATCATCGCCCAGCGCCTGGCGCGCAAACTATGCAACAAGTGCAAGAGAGTCCATGAGGTGCCCCGTGAGGCATTGTTGGCCGAAGGCTTTCGCGAGGAAGAGATCGGGAGTTTCACCCTTTACCAGCCCATCGGCTGCGAAGACTGCAATGCGGGGTATCGCGGGCGAGTGGGGATCTACGAGGTGGTGAAGGTCACGCCAGCGCTGCAGCAGATGATCATGGAGGAGGGCAACTCCATCGAGATCGCGGCGCGGATGCGGATGGAAGGTTTCAATGATCTGCGGCGGTCGGGGCTGGTGAAGGCGATGCAGGGGATTACCAGTCTGGAAGAGATCAATCGGGTGACCAAGGACTAA
- a CDS encoding type II secretion system F family protein, with protein MADKAIKMGSFTWEGTDRKGTRVKGEMTGLNPALIKAQLRKQGINPTRVRKKSVSLFGKGKKIKPMDIALFTRQLATMMSAGVPLLQAFDIIGEGFDNPNMRKMVDDIKQDVAAGNSLANSLRKQPQYFDDLYCNLVDAGEQSGALETLLDRVATYKEKTEALKKKIKKAMTYPAAVIVVAVIVSAILLIKVVPQFQSVFEGFGAQLPAFTLMVIAISEVLQEWWLLVLGGLFVLAFVLRHFYKKSEKFRDAVDRGLLKIPLVGSILYKSAIARYARTLATTFAAGVPLVDALDSVAGATGNVVFRNAVEKIKGDVSTGMQLNFSMRTTGVFSSMAIQMTAIGEESGSLDEMLSKVATFYEDEVDNMVDNLTTLMEPMIMAVLGVLVGGLIIAMYLPIFQLGSVI; from the coding sequence ATGGCCGATAAAGCTATCAAGATGGGCAGCTTCACCTGGGAGGGGACCGATCGCAAAGGGACCAGGGTGAAAGGCGAGATGACGGGCTTGAATCCCGCCTTGATCAAGGCGCAGTTGCGTAAGCAGGGCATCAATCCGACTCGGGTGCGCAAGAAGTCGGTGTCGCTGTTCGGCAAGGGCAAGAAGATCAAGCCCATGGATATCGCGCTGTTCACTCGGCAGCTGGCGACCATGATGAGCGCAGGTGTACCCCTGCTGCAGGCCTTCGACATCATCGGCGAGGGCTTCGACAATCCCAACATGCGCAAGATGGTCGACGACATCAAGCAGGATGTCGCCGCGGGTAATAGCCTGGCCAATTCTCTGCGCAAACAGCCGCAGTATTTCGACGATCTCTATTGCAACTTGGTGGATGCCGGCGAGCAATCTGGTGCCTTGGAGACCCTGCTGGATCGGGTAGCCACCTACAAGGAAAAGACCGAGGCGCTGAAAAAGAAGATCAAGAAGGCCATGACCTATCCGGCGGCAGTCATCGTGGTCGCGGTGATCGTGTCGGCCATTCTGTTGATCAAGGTAGTGCCTCAGTTCCAGTCGGTGTTCGAGGGCTTTGGCGCTCAATTGCCGGCCTTTACGCTTATGGTCATTGCTATTTCCGAGGTCCTGCAGGAATGGTGGTTGCTGGTACTTGGCGGACTCTTCGTACTGGCTTTCGTCCTTCGCCACTTCTACAAGAAATCGGAAAAATTCCGCGACGCGGTTGACCGTGGATTGCTCAAGATTCCGTTGGTCGGTTCCATTCTCTACAAGTCGGCCATCGCCCGTTATGCCCGCACGTTGGCTACCACCTTCGCGGCCGGTGTGCCGCTGGTGGATGCTCTCGATTCGGTGGCTGGTGCGACCGGCAACGTGGTATTCCGCAATGCCGTGGAGAAGATCAAGGGCGATGTTTCCACCGGTATGCAGCTCAACTTCTCCATGCGGACTACCGGGGTGTTCTCGTCCATGGCCATCCAGATGACGGCCATCGGTGAAGAGTCGGGTTCCCTGGACGAGATGCTGTCCAAGGTCGCGACCTTCTATGAAGACGAGGTCGACAACATGGTCGATAACCTCACCACCCTGATGGAGCCGATGATCATGGCGGTCCTCGGGGTTCTGGTGGGTGGTCTGATCATCGCCATGTACCTGCCCATCTTCCAGCTCGGCTCGGTAATCTGA
- a CDS encoding cytochrome o ubiquinol oxidase subunit III, which translates to MANQVMHNEVAHAEEHGHHDAGSMKTFGFWSYLMTDCILFGTLFATYAVLSGAHADGPSQKDIFELSFVLVETFLLLFSSITYGFAMIAQHHGSKGGVLGWLAVTWLFGAGFIGMEVYEFHHLIEEGYGPDRSAFLSSFFALVGTHGLHVSSGLIWMIVLMLQVASKGLTTTNATRLSCLSLFWHFLDIIWIFVFTIVYLMGVL; encoded by the coding sequence ATGGCGAATCAAGTTATGCATAACGAAGTCGCCCATGCCGAGGAGCATGGGCACCACGACGCCGGATCGATGAAGACGTTCGGCTTCTGGTCCTACCTGATGACCGACTGCATTCTGTTCGGGACGCTGTTCGCGACCTATGCAGTACTGAGCGGGGCCCATGCTGATGGCCCCTCCCAGAAGGACATCTTCGAACTGTCGTTCGTCCTGGTCGAAACCTTCCTGCTGCTGTTCTCCAGTATCACCTATGGCTTCGCCATGATTGCCCAGCACCATGGCAGCAAGGGTGGCGTCCTGGGCTGGCTGGCGGTCACCTGGCTGTTCGGTGCCGGCTTCATCGGCATGGAAGTCTATGAGTTCCACCATCTGATCGAAGAAGGCTACGGTCCGGATCGCAGTGCCTTCCTGTCGTCGTTCTTCGCGCTGGTCGGCACCCACGGCCTGCACGTGAGCTCGGGTCTGATCTGGATGATCGTGTTGATGCTGCAGGTCGCTTCCAAGGGCCTGACCACCACCAATGCCACCCGCCTGTCGTGCCTGAGCCTGTTCTGGCACTTCCTGGACATCATCTGGATCTTCGTCTTCACCATCGTCTATCTGATGGGGGTGCTGTAA
- the cyoD gene encoding cytochrome o ubiquinol oxidase subunit IV codes for MAHDHNAHGHTAESHGTFKSYMVGFILSVILTVIPFGLVMFPTFSKGATLAIVVIMAVVQLLVHLYFFLHLNTSEEQRWNVISFGFTVVIVGIVVVGSLWIMYHMHHNMMIH; via the coding sequence ATGGCGCACGACCATAACGCCCACGGGCATACCGCCGAGAGCCATGGCACTTTCAAGAGCTACATGGTCGGCTTCATCCTGTCGGTCATCCTGACGGTCATTCCCTTCGGCCTGGTGATGTTCCCCACCTTCTCCAAGGGTGCAACCCTGGCGATCGTGGTGATCATGGCGGTGGTACAGCTGCTGGTGCACCTGTACTTCTTCCTCCATCTGAACACCTCCGAAGAGCAGCGTTGGAACGTGATCTCCTTTGGTTTCACCGTGGTCATCGTCGGTATCGTGGTCGTGGGATCCCTGTGGATCATGTACCACATGCACCACAACATGATGATCCACTGA
- a CDS encoding pilin, which produces MKAQKGFTLIELMIVVAIIGILAAIAIPQYQNYVTKARWAENNTAIAPVKLAIAECLQRNNSVVANCDTVAELTTETGYQALPTATPNLASVVITANTAAIVVTGTAAVGSCVVTWTPNVADANRIAWTPVTSGNNCSRNQTGV; this is translated from the coding sequence ATGAAAGCTCAGAAAGGCTTTACCTTGATCGAACTGATGATCGTGGTCGCGATCATTGGCATTCTAGCCGCAATTGCTATTCCGCAATATCAGAACTATGTAACTAAAGCTCGATGGGCTGAAAACAACACTGCAATCGCCCCTGTTAAATTGGCGATTGCGGAGTGTTTGCAAAGGAATAACAGCGTAGTAGCAAACTGCGATACCGTAGCAGAACTGACCACAGAAACTGGTTATCAGGCATTGCCCACCGCGACTCCAAACTTAGCTTCCGTCGTCATTACAGCTAACACTGCGGCGATTGTCGTCACTGGTACAGCAGCAGTTGGATCTTGCGTTGTAACTTGGACACCTAACGTTGCGGATGCCAACAGAATTGCATGGACCCCAGTAACCTCTGGCAACAACTGCTCTAGAAACCAGACCGGCGTCTAA
- the coaE gene encoding dephospho-CoA kinase (Dephospho-CoA kinase (CoaE) performs the final step in coenzyme A biosynthesis.) produces the protein MTSAWTLGLTGGIGSGKSAAAEHFAQLGITCVDADQAARWVVEPGRPALAEIAGHFSSAVLQPDGSLDRAALRAAIFADPAERRWLEALLHPLIRQEILAALAGAKSPYAILVSPLLFESGQRALVRRGLVIDAPEALQLERAMRRDGVDEAQVRAILAAQLPRAERLAKADDVICNDGDLATLHTEVERLHSFYLTLDGGQA, from the coding sequence ATGACTTCTGCCTGGACCCTCGGCCTGACCGGGGGTATCGGCAGTGGCAAGAGCGCCGCTGCCGAGCATTTCGCCCAGTTGGGCATCACCTGTGTCGACGCCGATCAGGCCGCCCGTTGGGTGGTCGAGCCGGGACGACCGGCGCTGGCCGAGATCGCCGGGCATTTTTCATCGGCTGTCTTGCAGCCGGATGGCAGCCTGGACCGGGCGGCGCTACGGGCCGCGATCTTTGCCGATCCGGCCGAGCGGCGTTGGCTCGAAGCCCTGCTGCATCCCCTTATTCGCCAGGAGATCCTGGCGGCCTTGGCCGGGGCCAAGTCGCCCTACGCCATTCTGGTGTCGCCGCTGCTGTTCGAGTCCGGGCAGCGGGCGCTGGTTCGGCGGGGGCTGGTGATAGACGCGCCGGAAGCGCTGCAGCTTGAGCGAGCCATGCGCCGTGACGGGGTGGACGAGGCTCAGGTGCGGGCCATCCTGGCGGCGCAGCTGCCGCGGGCCGAGCGCCTGGCCAAGGCGGATGACGTCATCTGCAACGACGGCGATCTCGCCACGCTCCACACCGAAGTGGAGCGCCTGCATTCCTTTTATCTGACCCTTGACGGAGGCCAAGCATGA